One stretch of Heterodontus francisci isolate sHetFra1 chromosome 22, sHetFra1.hap1, whole genome shotgun sequence DNA includes these proteins:
- the LOC137381514 gene encoding G-protein coupled receptor 15-like, with translation MAVTDLLVIITAVILNRFAGIYFQHSFLSITPVCNLCSVLNYATVSCSVWLTVAFTFDRFMAICCQKVKIKYCTEKTAARVKATVCTLSCLINVFWYFIYEPNYITNNIPWFCSIKLIFYTSSAWAAYDWIHTILTPCLPFILILPLNALTVRHILLASRARRRLRAHSNKENQSDPEMEKRRKSIVLLFAISGSFILLYLLFFIRVLHVRIAGVKYFSGSNFKESNFILEESGIMLQLLGSCINPFIYAGTQSKFREELKNGVKYPMSLIAKLFK, from the coding sequence atggcagtgacggatctcctggtcattatcactgcagTGATATTAAACCGGTTTGCTGGTATTTATTTCCAACACAGTTTCCTGTCCATCACACCTGTATGcaatctctgttctgtcctaaactATGCAACCGTCagctgttctgtctggttaacagtcgctttcacctttgatcgatttatggccatttgttgccagaaggtgaaaataaaatattgcactgagaaaacggcagCACGGGTTAAAGCAACGGTCTGTACACTGAGCTGTTTGATAAATGTCTTCTGGTATTTCATATATGAACCTAATTACATCACTAACAACATACCCTGGTTCTGCAGCATCAAATTAATATTTTATACATCATCTGCATGGGCTGCATATGATTGGATTCATaccattttaaccccttgtctcccattcattctgattttaccgctcaatgctctgactgtcagacacattttattggccagtagagcacgcaggagactccgggctcacagcaataAAGAGAAtcagagtgatccagagatggagaagcggagaaagtccattgttttactcttcgccatctcgggtagtttcatcctgttatatttgtTATTTTTTATAAGAGTTCTCCATGTCCGAATAGCGGGTGTTAAATACTTTTCCGGTTCAAATTTCAAAGAATCAAATTTTATTCTGGAGGAGAGTGGAATAATGCTTCAGCTTTTGGGTTCTTGCATCAACCCATTTATTTATGCAGGAACCCAGAGTAAATTCAGGgaggagttaaagaatggagtgaaatatccaaTGAGTCTCATTGCTAAATTATTTAAATGA